The following proteins are co-located in the Streptococcus anginosus genome:
- the treP gene encoding PTS system trehalose-specific EIIBC component, translated as MGKFEKDAKTLLEAIGGKENVSAVSHCATRMRFVLADEKKADVKAIEAIPAVKGTFTNAGQFQVIIGNDVPIFYNDFTAVSGIEGVSKEAAKAAAKSNQNPVQRVMTMLAEIFTPIIPAIIVGGLILGFRNILEGVQIQALGQKMVDGVAQFAKDGTPIYNTIVDVSQFWSGVNSFLWLPGEAIFHFLPVGIVWSVSRKMGTSQILGIVLGICLVSPQLLNAYAVAGTPASEIAKNWVWDFGFFTVRKIGYQAQVIPALLAGLSLSYLEIFWRKRIPEVVSMIFVPFLSLIPALILAHTVLGPIGWTLGQWLSTAVLAGLTGPVKWLFGAIFGALYAPFVITGLHHMTNAIDTQLVADTGGTALWPMIALSNIAQGSAVFAYYLMNRHNEREAQISLPATISAYLGVTEPALFGVNVKYVYPFVAGMIGSSIAGLLSVTFNVTANAIGIGGIPGILSIQAKYMLPFFLIMLVAIAVPMILTFFFRKTGMFTKTEDESVKSPQIEAIDEAKEAAPKVDFAEIASPLAGEVKELSQATDPVFAQGVMGQGVVILPSEGELVAPVNGTVSVLFPTNHAVGIVSDEGVELLMHIGMDTVNLDGKGFEAHVAQGDRVSVGQKLVSFDIAAIQEAGLVTETPVIITNQEQFQADEQRTLPRTVERGDKLMTATRIG; from the coding sequence ATGGGAAAATTTGAAAAAGACGCCAAGACCCTATTAGAGGCTATCGGCGGCAAGGAAAATGTCTCAGCTGTCAGCCATTGTGCAACTCGGATGCGCTTTGTATTGGCAGATGAAAAGAAGGCAGACGTAAAAGCAATTGAAGCCATTCCAGCTGTAAAGGGAACTTTTACAAATGCAGGGCAGTTTCAAGTCATTATCGGAAATGATGTGCCGATTTTCTACAATGATTTTACAGCTGTTTCAGGGATTGAAGGAGTATCAAAAGAAGCAGCTAAAGCCGCTGCCAAAAGCAATCAGAATCCAGTACAACGTGTCATGACAATGCTGGCGGAAATTTTCACTCCAATTATTCCAGCCATTATCGTTGGGGGGCTGATTCTCGGTTTCCGCAATATTCTGGAAGGTGTACAGATTCAGGCACTCGGTCAAAAAATGGTTGACGGTGTTGCTCAGTTTGCTAAAGACGGTACTCCGATTTACAATACGATTGTGGATGTATCACAGTTCTGGAGCGGAGTAAACTCATTCTTGTGGCTGCCGGGTGAAGCGATTTTCCACTTCTTGCCAGTTGGTATTGTCTGGTCTGTTTCTCGTAAAATGGGAACCAGCCAAATCCTCGGTATCGTTTTGGGAATCTGTCTGGTGTCTCCTCAGTTACTTAACGCTTATGCAGTAGCTGGTACGCCAGCTTCAGAAATTGCTAAAAACTGGGTATGGGATTTTGGTTTCTTCACAGTTAGAAAAATTGGATACCAAGCACAAGTTATTCCAGCTCTGCTTGCAGGATTGTCGCTATCTTATCTTGAAATCTTCTGGCGCAAACGCATTCCAGAAGTTGTGTCCATGATTTTTGTGCCATTCTTATCCTTGATTCCAGCTTTGATTCTAGCGCATACAGTCCTTGGTCCAATTGGTTGGACACTTGGACAATGGCTGTCAACAGCGGTGCTTGCTGGTCTGACTGGTCCTGTTAAATGGCTCTTTGGTGCGATATTTGGTGCCCTCTATGCTCCGTTTGTTATCACTGGTCTGCACCACATGACCAATGCCATTGATACACAGCTGGTTGCAGATACAGGCGGTACGGCGCTATGGCCAATGATTGCCTTGTCCAATATCGCTCAAGGTTCAGCTGTATTTGCTTACTATCTGATGAACCGTCATAATGAACGTGAAGCACAGATTTCTCTGCCAGCAACGATTTCTGCTTATCTAGGTGTTACAGAACCAGCCCTTTTCGGGGTCAACGTGAAGTACGTCTACCCATTTGTGGCAGGGATGATTGGTTCTTCTATCGCAGGTCTCTTATCCGTAACCTTTAACGTAACAGCCAATGCTATCGGAATCGGTGGAATTCCAGGTATCTTATCTATCCAAGCTAAATACATGCTTCCATTCTTCCTTATTATGTTAGTAGCTATTGCAGTACCGATGATTTTGACTTTCTTCTTCCGCAAGACAGGCATGTTTACAAAGACAGAAGATGAAAGTGTCAAATCACCGCAAATTGAAGCCATTGACGAAGCAAAAGAAGCCGCTCCAAAAGTAGATTTTGCAGAAATTGCTAGCCCACTGGCTGGGGAAGTCAAAGAATTAAGCCAAGCAACCGACCCTGTCTTTGCTCAAGGCGTGATGGGACAAGGAGTTGTCATCCTTCCAAGTGAGGGAGAACTGGTGGCCCCTGTGAACGGGACGGTATCAGTGCTTTTCCCAACCAATCATGCTGTTGGAATCGTGTCAGATGAAGGTGTCGAATTACTCATGCATATCGGTATGGACACAGTTAATCTCGACGGCAAAGGTTTTGAAGCTCATGTGGCTCAAGGAGACAGAGTGAGCGTAGGTCAGAAACTGGTTAGTTTTGATATAGCAGCTATTCAGGAAGCTGGCTTAGTGACTGAAACACCTGTGATTATCACAAATCAAGAGCAATTTCAGGCTGATGAACAGAGAACATTACCGCGGACTGTCGAACGTGGAGATAAGCTGATGACAGCTACTCGAATCGGGTAA
- the pflA gene encoding pyruvate formate-lyase-activating protein → MEKEVIDYGKVTGMVHSTESFGAVDGPGIRFIVFLQGCKMRCQYCHNPDTWAMETNNSRERTVEDVLQEALRYRGFWGKKGGITVSGGEALLQINFVIALFTKAKELGIHCTLDTCAMPFRNTPEYLKVFDRLLEVTDLVLLDIKEINDAQHKFVTGHTNKNILECAKYLSDKGVPMWIRHVLVPTLTDRDDDLKELGEFVKTLKTVDKFEVLPYHTMGEFKWRELGIPYPLEGIKPPTADRVANAKELMKTESYTEYMNRIHNS, encoded by the coding sequence ATGGAAAAAGAAGTCATTGATTATGGAAAAGTAACAGGTATGGTCCATTCGACTGAAAGTTTTGGAGCTGTTGATGGGCCTGGTATCCGTTTCATTGTCTTTTTGCAGGGTTGTAAAATGCGTTGCCAATATTGCCACAATCCAGATACATGGGCAATGGAAACCAATAATTCAAGAGAGCGAACGGTTGAAGACGTTTTGCAAGAAGCGCTTCGTTATCGTGGCTTTTGGGGTAAAAAAGGTGGGATTACAGTAAGTGGTGGTGAAGCTCTTTTGCAGATTAATTTTGTGATTGCACTTTTTACCAAAGCTAAAGAATTGGGAATTCATTGTACGTTAGATACTTGTGCGATGCCGTTCCGTAATACACCAGAGTATCTCAAAGTTTTTGATCGCCTGCTTGAAGTGACAGATTTAGTGTTGCTGGATATTAAAGAAATCAATGATGCCCAGCATAAATTTGTGACAGGGCACACCAATAAAAATATTTTGGAATGTGCAAAATATCTGTCTGATAAAGGTGTTCCAATGTGGATTCGCCATGTTTTGGTTCCAACGTTAACAGACCGTGATGACGACTTAAAAGAATTAGGTGAGTTTGTTAAAACGTTAAAAACAGTTGATAAATTTGAAGTGCTACCTTATCATACAATGGGAGAATTTAAATGGCGTGAATTGGGCATTCCTTATCCATTAGAAGGTATAAAGCCGCCAACTGCTGATCGAGTAGCAAATGCCAAAGAACTTATGAAAACAGAATCTTATACCGAGTATATGAACCGCATACATAATAGTTAA
- a CDS encoding manganese-dependent inorganic pyrophosphatase encodes MSKILVFGHQNPDSDAIGSAVAFAYLAREAYGLDTEAVALGEPNEETAFVLDTFGVKAPRVVTSAKAEGVEQVILTDHNEFQQSISDIAEVEVYGVVDHHRVANFETASPLYMRLEPVGSASSIVYRMFKEAGVAVPKELAGLMLSGLISDTLLLKSPTTHPSDKVIAPELAELAGVNLEEYGLAMLKAGTNLASKTAEELIDIDAKTFELNGNQVRVAQVNTVDIAEVLERQAELEAAIEKTNAANGYSDFVLMITDIINSNSEILAIGRNMDKVEAAFNFVLENNHAFLAGAVSRKKQVVPQLTESFNA; translated from the coding sequence ATGTCTAAAATTTTAGTTTTCGGTCATCAAAATCCAGATTCAGATGCGATTGGTTCAGCTGTAGCCTTTGCTTACCTTGCACGTGAGGCTTATGGATTGGATACAGAAGCGGTTGCTTTGGGAGAACCAAATGAAGAAACAGCGTTTGTCTTGGATACTTTTGGTGTAAAAGCACCGCGTGTGGTGACATCTGCAAAGGCAGAGGGAGTTGAGCAAGTTATTTTAACAGACCACAATGAATTTCAACAATCTATTTCTGACATTGCAGAAGTAGAAGTGTACGGCGTTGTGGATCATCACCGTGTAGCGAATTTTGAAACAGCCAGCCCACTTTATATGCGTTTGGAGCCTGTTGGTTCAGCTTCTTCTATTGTTTATCGCATGTTTAAAGAAGCTGGCGTAGCTGTACCAAAAGAACTCGCAGGTCTAATGCTCTCAGGTTTGATTTCAGATACTCTTCTTTTGAAATCACCTACTACACATCCAAGTGATAAAGTCATTGCTCCAGAATTAGCTGAATTGGCTGGTGTGAATTTGGAAGAATACGGTTTGGCTATGCTTAAAGCTGGAACCAACTTAGCTAGCAAAACAGCCGAGGAATTGATTGATATTGATGCTAAAACATTTGAATTAAACGGAAATCAAGTTCGTGTGGCACAAGTCAACACAGTTGATATTGCAGAAGTCTTAGAACGTCAAGCTGAACTGGAAGCAGCTATTGAAAAAACAAATGCGGCTAATGGTTATTCTGACTTCGTTTTGATGATTACCGATATTATCAATTCTAACTCAGAAATCCTTGCAATCGGTCGTAATATGGATAAGGTAGAAGCAGCTTTCAATTTTGTTCTTGAAAACAACCACGCTTTCCTTGCTGGCGCTGTTTCTCGTAAGAAACAAGTCGTTCCGCAATTAACAGAAAGTTTTAATGCTTAA
- the treR gene encoding trehalose operon repressor: MKKYEQIFKLLEQDILNEKYQINNYLPSEHELVQTYKVSRDTIRKSLDLLQKAGLIQKMRGQGSKVIQQEQIDFPVSNLTSYQELVRQHGMNSKTNVIQLEKITVDKKLSSLTGFPEYRLVWRIIRQRVVDGIASVLDIDYLDKSFVPSISREIAEHSIYAYLEDELGLHISYAQKEITIDPATNRDKILMNIGNDHHVVSVKSKVYLADGQQFQFTDSRHKLEKFRFVDFSKRQK, from the coding sequence ATGAAAAAATATGAACAAATTTTTAAACTCTTAGAACAAGATATTCTAAACGAGAAATATCAGATAAATAATTATCTTCCTAGCGAACACGAACTTGTCCAGACCTACAAGGTCAGCCGTGACACGATTCGTAAATCGCTTGATTTGCTTCAAAAAGCTGGTCTCATTCAAAAAATGAGAGGTCAAGGCTCTAAAGTCATCCAACAAGAACAGATTGACTTTCCCGTTTCCAACCTAACTAGTTACCAAGAACTTGTCCGGCAACATGGAATGAATTCTAAAACCAATGTCATACAGTTAGAAAAAATTACAGTTGATAAAAAATTATCCAGTCTTACTGGTTTTCCTGAATACCGTCTGGTGTGGCGGATTATTCGCCAAAGGGTCGTTGACGGGATTGCCTCCGTCTTGGATATTGATTACCTTGATAAGAGTTTTGTCCCTTCTATTAGCCGTGAAATTGCAGAGCATTCAATTTATGCTTATTTAGAAGATGAACTGGGACTACACATTTCTTACGCCCAAAAAGAAATCACAATTGATCCAGCCACTAATCGCGATAAAATATTGATGAACATTGGAAATGACCACCATGTCGTCTCTGTCAAATCAAAAGTCTATCTTGCAGACGGACAGCAATTTCAGTTTACAGATAGTCGTCATAAACTCGAAAAATTCCGTTTCGTTGACTTCTCCAAACGGCAAAAATGA
- the treC gene encoding alpha,alpha-phosphotrehalase has product MALDKTKVVYQIYPKSFKDTTGNGIGDFQGIIEKILYLKELGVDMVWLNPFYSSPQRDNGYDISDYTAVNPLFGTMSDFEEMVQVGKEYGIDFMLDMVLNHCSTEHEWFQKALAGDPYYQDFFFLRDEPTDWLSKFGGSAWASFGTTGKYYLHLFDVTQADLNWRNPHVRKELFKVVNFWRNKGVKGFRFDVINLIGKDEVLENCPENDGKPAYTDKPIVHDYLHMLNEATFGQADSFITVGEMSATTIENCILYTDPARHELSMAFNFHHLKVDYENGQKWSLKKFDFEKLKRLFHTWGKEMSDHDGWSALFWNNHDQPRALNRFVDIQHFRNEGATMLAASIHLSRGTPYIYMGEEIGMVDPDYDSMADYVDVESINAYQMLLEQGKTPEEAFAIIQAKSRDNSRTPMQWDDSANAGFTTGTPWLKAGKSYPEINVENEMQGPIFTFYQKLIALRKELPIIAEGSYQPAYEDSSQIYAFERQLGDEKLLVLNNFYPDPITIDILPEYQNGEVLLSNYEETQTAEVVTLRPYESLAIIVDKR; this is encoded by the coding sequence ATGGCATTAGATAAGACAAAAGTCGTCTATCAAATTTATCCAAAATCATTTAAAGATACGACCGGCAATGGGATAGGAGATTTTCAAGGTATTATTGAGAAAATTCTTTACCTCAAAGAATTAGGAGTGGATATGGTCTGGCTCAATCCTTTCTATTCCAGCCCGCAGCGTGATAATGGTTATGATATTTCAGACTACACGGCTGTCAACCCTCTTTTTGGGACGATGTCTGACTTTGAAGAGATGGTCCAAGTTGGGAAAGAATACGGCATTGACTTCATGCTGGATATGGTCTTAAATCATTGCTCGACCGAGCATGAATGGTTTCAAAAAGCTTTAGCTGGTGATCCGTACTATCAAGATTTTTTCTTTCTGCGCGATGAGCCAACAGACTGGCTGTCTAAGTTTGGCGGCAGCGCCTGGGCGTCTTTTGGAACAACGGGCAAGTATTACCTGCACCTCTTTGATGTGACGCAGGCTGATCTCAACTGGCGCAATCCTCATGTCCGCAAAGAACTTTTCAAAGTTGTCAATTTTTGGCGGAACAAGGGTGTCAAAGGTTTTCGCTTTGATGTCATCAATCTGATTGGAAAAGATGAGGTGTTGGAAAACTGTCCGGAAAATGATGGTAAGCCTGCCTATACGGACAAGCCCATTGTACATGACTACCTGCACATGCTGAATGAAGCGACTTTCGGACAGGCTGACTCATTTATAACTGTCGGAGAAATGAGTGCGACTACTATTGAAAACTGCATTCTCTATACAGATCCGGCACGTCACGAATTGTCCATGGCTTTCAATTTCCATCATTTAAAGGTGGATTATGAAAATGGTCAAAAATGGAGCTTGAAAAAATTTGATTTCGAGAAGCTCAAGCGTCTTTTCCATACGTGGGGCAAGGAAATGAGTGACCATGATGGCTGGAGTGCTCTATTTTGGAACAACCACGACCAGCCACGTGCCTTAAATCGTTTTGTTGATATTCAGCATTTCCGTAATGAAGGAGCAACTATGCTTGCGGCCAGTATTCATCTGTCTCGCGGAACGCCGTATATCTATATGGGAGAAGAAATCGGCATGGTGGATCCAGACTATGACTCTATGGCAGATTATGTGGATGTGGAATCCATCAATGCTTATCAGATGCTGCTGGAGCAAGGCAAAACACCAGAAGAAGCTTTTGCAATTATTCAGGCCAAATCTCGCGATAATTCTCGCACTCCCATGCAGTGGGATGATTCAGCAAATGCTGGCTTTACGACAGGCACTCCTTGGCTCAAAGCAGGGAAATCTTATCCTGAAATCAATGTTGAAAATGAGATGCAAGGACCGATTTTTACTTTCTATCAAAAACTGATTGCCCTTCGCAAGGAACTTCCTATCATTGCCGAAGGCAGCTATCAACCAGCTTATGAAGACAGCTCACAGATTTATGCTTTTGAGCGTCAATTAGGTGACGAAAAACTTTTGGTACTCAATAACTTTTATCCAGATCCGATTACGATAGATATTTTACCAGAGTATCAAAATGGCGAAGTGCTCCTTTCCAATTATGAAGAAACTCAAACAGCAGAAGTTGTGACCTTAAGACCTTATGAAAGTTTGGCAATTATTGTAGATAAACGCTAA
- a CDS encoding CPBP family intramembrane glutamic endopeptidase, whose protein sequence is MNPLAKIRPSQPLKYLKWFDIVIVTALLFGQFIYRSTELYLASLSPSTTAAVTDTASKTASDGAAYSSNLELQLLMLALTIAYLILRHFDFKQLPIRLSWSVLFWFPFIFAVMGILADTVTTLSGEYNYFDPQLWKYIDLTEIFRKFIDLTPMAILYALLNGFYEEFFFLGLLTSVRDKYKWWVLLYSTITRVSFHTYQGMLWALTIGVGFGLLYYFLYKYKVKNLLPFFLVHALADMFGSSLMYVLISWRK, encoded by the coding sequence GTGAATCCTTTAGCAAAAATTCGTCCGTCTCAGCCGTTGAAGTATTTGAAATGGTTTGATATTGTCATTGTGACAGCTCTGTTGTTTGGACAATTTATCTATCGCTCAACAGAACTTTATCTTGCGAGCTTGTCACCGTCCACTACGGCAGCAGTAACAGATACAGCTAGTAAAACAGCAAGTGACGGAGCAGCTTATTCCAGTAATTTAGAATTGCAGCTTCTCATGTTAGCTCTGACGATAGCCTATTTAATACTTCGCCATTTTGACTTTAAGCAGTTGCCAATTCGTCTATCGTGGTCTGTACTCTTTTGGTTTCCATTTATTTTTGCGGTTATGGGGATTCTCGCGGATACAGTGACCACCCTTAGCGGAGAATACAATTATTTTGATCCGCAATTGTGGAAATATATTGATCTGACGGAAATTTTCCGCAAATTTATTGATTTGACACCTATGGCTATTCTCTATGCTTTGCTCAATGGCTTCTATGAAGAATTTTTCTTTTTAGGTTTATTGACCTCAGTTAGAGATAAATATAAGTGGTGGGTTCTTCTTTATTCGACAATCACTCGCGTTTCTTTCCATACTTATCAAGGAATGCTCTGGGCACTGACAATCGGTGTTGGTTTTGGACTTCTCTATTATTTTCTTTATAAATATAAGGTTAAAAACCTCTTACCATTCTTCCTCGTGCATGCACTTGCAGATATGTTTGGGTCAAGTCTAATGTATGTCTTGATTAGTTGGAGAAAGTAA
- a CDS encoding YiiX/YebB-like N1pC/P60 family cysteine hydrolase has protein sequence MKIQDLKNGDLLFVSSQSDIAEAIQRSTGRYNHAAIFFDGWMYHATSEQGVMKQPIEVFLQDDECYDVYVFPDIDVKAVWKRAEQHLYKPYNNSFYPNTTGFYCSEYIAEILPIFETIPMQFGDEDEEVAPFWQQYYKELGLAVPLHQPGTNPSQLAQSEKLVYKGRLDD, from the coding sequence ATGAAAATTCAAGATTTAAAAAATGGGGATTTGCTTTTTGTGTCCAGCCAATCTGATATAGCAGAAGCTATTCAGCGATCAACTGGGCGGTATAACCATGCGGCAATCTTTTTTGACGGCTGGATGTACCATGCGACAAGTGAACAGGGTGTCATGAAGCAGCCGATAGAGGTATTTTTACAGGACGATGAATGCTATGATGTCTATGTTTTCCCTGATATAGATGTGAAAGCTGTCTGGAAAAGAGCAGAACAACACCTTTACAAGCCTTATAATAATAGCTTTTATCCAAATACGACAGGTTTTTACTGTTCTGAATATATTGCGGAAATCCTCCCTATTTTTGAAACCATTCCTATGCAGTTCGGTGATGAAGATGAGGAAGTTGCTCCTTTTTGGCAGCAGTATTACAAGGAATTGGGGCTAGCTGTTCCTCTTCATCAGCCGGGAACCAATCCTAGCCAATTGGCTCAATCCGAAAAATTAGTTTACAAAGGAAGATTAGATGATTAA
- a CDS encoding DUF1803 domain-containing protein — translation MIKVINPSRLTRQPFFHELINYLDQHDDVTLREIKREFANFPNIDRSIEDYIKAGYVLRENKRYCQSVPLLENVTDLSLDQEVFVRDDSSLYKELRNVRFKTRLTNQTNQAILVETTDFLREQLTLSNYFYKLKQQYPLNNQQQKLYKLIGDVNPEYALKYMATFLLKYGRKTELMQKRRDIFVDALVILGYIAPNEAGKYELKLDFDKETLTFRVKKALDKP, via the coding sequence ATGATTAAAGTAATCAATCCCAGTCGTTTGACACGTCAGCCCTTTTTTCATGAATTGATAAATTACTTAGATCAACATGACGATGTTACTTTGCGAGAGATAAAGCGTGAGTTTGCAAATTTTCCCAATATTGATCGCTCTATAGAGGATTATATCAAGGCAGGCTATGTGCTTCGGGAAAATAAACGCTATTGTCAAAGCGTTCCTCTGTTGGAAAATGTGACGGATTTGTCTTTGGATCAGGAAGTATTTGTACGAGATGACAGTTCTCTTTATAAAGAATTGCGGAATGTGCGCTTTAAGACACGCTTGACCAATCAGACCAACCAGGCTATTTTAGTGGAAACAACAGATTTTCTCAGAGAGCAGCTGACACTTTCCAATTATTTTTATAAGCTAAAGCAACAATATCCATTGAATAATCAGCAACAAAAGCTTTATAAGTTGATAGGAGATGTTAATCCGGAGTATGCTCTAAAATATATGGCAACATTTCTGCTAAAGTATGGTCGTAAAACTGAGCTGATGCAAAAACGACGCGATATTTTTGTAGATGCTCTAGTGATTTTAGGTTATATTGCGCCTAACGAAGCAGGGAAATATGAATTAAAATTGGATTTTGATAAGGAAACATTGACCTTTCGTGTAAAGAAAGCATTAGATAAACCTTAG
- a CDS encoding endonuclease/exonuclease/phosphatase family protein — protein sequence MKETSKQLPVLFATAILLASSVLSPVVQANEASSSSSETSVTTTSESSSVASTTQSQSSETTYESSASSTSSTNEPSSTSEETPKTEASSSEARATTSEFTEVANIGQIQGEAHESPYNGKKVRVSNVVVTKTDRYGFYTQDIKADGNVKTSDAIYVVSKEKVAVGDQLTIEGQIKEGYMEELSVRPGQTFRKPTDSLTVTQLFASKVTKNGTAALPEPVNISDRMPKDIVDNTPTTYDPEHDALDYWESLEGMLTTVKKPRVLGPQYRGDIYLLPNGYQALPLNNIGGVNLRPNVQNTATIPVYVGNKYIAKAKDYFNEDVSGVVTYRSKVYKLEPTKLPDLQDGGLQREVSKIYPSEDKLTIASYNIENFSANNATGETPDAKVEKIAKSFINEIHSPDIITLIEVQDNNGSVNDGTVSGVQSGEKLAAKIKQLGGKEYKYVEVAPVDGADGGKPGSNIRVAFLYNPQRVKIVEREAGSSTEAAAFKDGHLVKNPARIDPTNPVFEKVRKSLAAEFEFKGERIVVIANHLKSKLGDDAVYGSKQPAVQNTLAQRIEQGKLLNAFVKEGLKQNPNLKFVLTGDFNDFEFSETAKAVAGNELVNMMLNHDAADRYSYFYRGSNQSLDNIFVSKNIADKTVFSPVHINASFMEEHGRASDHDPVIAQLDFSQKKDDTPPTQPTEPKPSGDSTTPPNRDDKPTKKRILPSTGTTGAEVAVVGLVILSATLLWRKKVTD from the coding sequence ATGAAAGAAACTTCAAAACAATTGCCTGTATTGTTTGCGACAGCTATTTTGTTAGCTAGTAGCGTTCTAAGTCCTGTTGTTCAGGCAAATGAGGCGAGCTCTTCAAGTTCAGAAACTTCTGTAACAACGACTTCAGAGTCTAGTTCTGTTGCTTCGACAACACAGTCGCAATCATCAGAAACGACTTATGAAAGTTCAGCAAGCAGTACGAGTAGTACGAATGAGCCAAGTAGCACAAGCGAAGAAACACCTAAGACAGAAGCTTCAAGCAGTGAAGCAAGAGCTACTACTTCTGAATTTACCGAGGTAGCCAATATTGGTCAAATTCAAGGCGAAGCACATGAATCGCCTTATAATGGGAAAAAGGTGCGCGTGTCAAATGTAGTCGTCACTAAAACGGATCGATATGGCTTTTATACACAAGACATAAAAGCTGACGGGAACGTAAAGACCTCAGATGCTATTTATGTCGTCTCAAAAGAAAAGGTTGCAGTTGGCGATCAGTTGACGATTGAAGGTCAAATCAAAGAAGGTTATATGGAAGAACTCAGTGTTCGTCCTGGACAAACTTTCCGTAAACCAACTGACAGCTTAACTGTAACACAATTGTTTGCTTCTAAGGTAACGAAAAACGGTACAGCCGCACTACCAGAACCAGTTAATATTTCAGATCGTATGCCAAAAGATATCGTGGATAATACTCCGACTACTTATGATCCAGAACATGATGCATTGGATTATTGGGAAAGTCTGGAGGGTATGTTGACAACAGTGAAAAAACCTCGTGTGCTTGGCCCACAATATCGAGGAGATATTTATCTCTTGCCGAATGGTTATCAAGCGCTGCCGCTCAATAATATCGGTGGTGTCAACCTTCGCCCTAATGTCCAAAATACAGCAACTATCCCCGTTTATGTTGGGAATAAATATATTGCAAAAGCTAAAGATTACTTTAATGAAGATGTTTCTGGTGTTGTAACTTATCGCAGCAAGGTTTATAAGTTGGAGCCAACGAAGTTGCCAGATCTGCAAGATGGCGGTCTACAAAGAGAGGTTTCTAAGATTTATCCAAGTGAAGATAAATTGACGATTGCTTCTTACAATATCGAAAACTTCTCGGCAAACAATGCAACGGGCGAAACACCTGACGCAAAAGTGGAGAAAATTGCCAAATCCTTTATCAATGAAATCCATAGTCCAGATATTATCACACTCATAGAAGTTCAAGATAATAATGGAAGTGTCAATGACGGCACAGTAAGTGGTGTTCAAAGTGGGGAAAAATTAGCTGCTAAGATTAAACAATTAGGTGGCAAAGAGTATAAGTATGTCGAAGTAGCTCCTGTTGATGGTGCAGACGGAGGAAAGCCCGGATCTAATATTCGTGTGGCTTTCTTGTACAATCCTCAACGAGTGAAGATAGTAGAACGTGAAGCAGGAAGTAGCACAGAAGCGGCTGCTTTCAAAGACGGTCATTTGGTGAAAAATCCTGCCAGAATAGACCCAACTAATCCAGTATTTGAAAAAGTTAGAAAATCTTTAGCAGCAGAGTTTGAATTTAAAGGTGAACGGATTGTCGTGATTGCCAATCATTTGAAATCTAAACTCGGTGATGATGCAGTATATGGTTCTAAACAACCAGCAGTACAAAATACATTGGCACAACGGATTGAGCAAGGGAAGTTGTTGAATGCTTTTGTAAAAGAAGGTTTGAAGCAAAATCCAAATTTGAAGTTTGTCTTAACTGGTGACTTTAATGACTTTGAATTTTCAGAAACTGCCAAAGCAGTGGCTGGTAATGAATTAGTCAATATGATGCTGAATCACGACGCAGCAGACCGCTATTCTTATTTTTACCGTGGCAGCAATCAAAGTTTAGACAATATCTTTGTTTCAAAAAATATTGCTGATAAAACAGTGTTCTCACCAGTTCACATTAATGCTTCTTTCATGGAAGAACACGGTCGGGCATCAGACCATGATCCCGTCATTGCACAGCTTGACTTTAGTCAGAAAAAAGATGACACGCCGCCGACTCAACCAACTGAGCCAAAACCTTCTGGTGACAGCACAACTCCACCAAATAGAGATGATAAACCAACTAAAAAGAGAATTTTACCATCTACAGGAACAACAGGTGCTGAAGTAGCTGTTGTAGGGCTTGTCATCCTAAGTGCAACCCTCCTTTGGCGAAAGAAAGTGACGGATTAA